The sequence CAGCGTGATCTCCTATAGCATAGTGGACGCCAGCAGCTCCATGTTCATCATAAACTCCAGAACTGGCGAAGTCATGGTCCGTCAGAACACGCTCGATAGAGAGGTGAGGGTCGCTACACTCAGATGTTGTTCTAATTCTTGTTCTTAGTATTATTATGATTAATACGATGATCatacaataattattattataattattattattattattattattagcaagGCAAGGATGTAAAGTTTACATGTCCATTTTAAAATTCTATTAATGAAAGTTCAAGGGTGAGATATAAAGCTTACAGCAATTCAATGCACTATGTAAGAGCATTAAAGGCCAAATTATGAAATATTCTTGGGAATCAACcaaatttttattattttattgtcccATTTTCCAGACCAAAGACACATATACGTTGACTGTAAGAGGGACAGACTTGAACGGAATGGCTGGAGGAAGGTCATCAACGGGTGACGTAGTGATTAAACTCCTGGACATTAACGACAACATCCCCACTCTGGAAAAAGAAATGGTACGAGCAATGCAACGAGGGTAACGTCAAAAACATCATTTTGGGTCTTCCCTTATTTGCCTCCACAATTTCCGTTGCTTACGTATTTTTCCTTCACAGTACGTAGGTCACGTGGAGGAGAACACGGTCAACGTGGAGGTGATGCGGGTCAGAGCCATCGATCTGGATATGATGTACACTGATAACTGGCTGTCAGTGTTCAGCTTCGCTTCCGGGAACGAAGCCGGCTATTTCAGCATCACCACCGACTCGAAGACCAACGAGGGCGTGATCATGATTCAGAAGGTACACGGCAGATTCACTGCATGTGGGAATCACTCTGACTCCTTTAAACATGTAGAACCAAATCTGTTCTTTGGAATGATGATTCATGATTATGATCATTCTTCTGAGGTGCGGTTTCACAGTGCGTTGGTTGTGGGAGTGCacctctctgtgttctcctttGACACCATGTGTCAAGATGAAATGTGAATAAACAGCATCTGATAATACATCTCATCAGTTTACCTTCATCACTCTTGTGCAATCGTCTTTGTTTCAATTAAGTGTTATGTAATTTTCCATTTGTATAACCCTTAATCTTAGGTATAGTGTCAAAGGGCTTAAAAGGTCATATATTGATGACACATTATGACCTATTTATGTTTAATCCTAACACTCTAATATCCTTGGGCTTCAGACTGCGACTGTTATCTTTAACCGGTTTGTCGTTCCTGTTGCTTCCCCATGTGAAGCTCGTTGGATCTTTTACAAACAAGTTTTCATCCGATTTACTCCACAGTCGTTGGACTACGAGGAACTCAAAGTGGTCAACTTGGCGCTGAGCGTCTCCAACAAAGCTGAGTACAGCTTCAGGCACGAGGTGACTCATAAGACCTACCCCATCAAGATCAACGTGGTGAACCAGAAGGAAGGGCCCCGCTTCCACCCCAACGTCAAGGTGGTGACCCTATCGGAGGACAGCAGCACCATCAGCATCAACAAGGTCATCACCAACTACGCCGCCATCGACAGCGACACAACCAAAATCGCTACCAACGTTTGGTGAGGCCCAGCAGTCCTTTTTCCCCCATGTTTTTGTTAATCATGTTAGTAAAATGCAtggtaaaaaaacatttttttgttaaCGTCATCAATATATATGTTCTTTTACTCAGGTATGCCAAACTCGAGGATGTCGGTGGCTGGTTGACTATCGACGAACACACAGCAGACATTAAGTTGAATAAATTACCCGATCGAGAGTCGAAATACCTGAAAAACGGAACATACTATGCCAAAATAATATGCATCACAAAAGGTAAGTGCAGAATGGGACGTTTATCATAATCATTCTGATGCCAGTATCGGGAATTTGTAAATTACTATTGAAACAATAGGTCCACTGGAATTGTATTATGCATACTCCAATCTTATTCTTTCCAGATACCCCCATCAAAACAGCCACAGGGACCATCGCCATTCAAGTAGAGGACTACAATGACCACTGTCCAGAACTGACAGTTACCAGCCAGACCATGTGTGTTAATGACAACATGGTCTACGTTACTGCTGTAGACAAAGATGAGTTCCCAAATTCAGCACCGTTTGAATTCAGAGTGATTTCTGAAAGCAAGCAAAAATGGACCATCGAGCCGTTTAACAGTAAGTACCTGGTGTGAATTGCGTCCTTTTAAAACCTCATTTgagaatccttttttttttccattgttgtttttgttgtttttcgaACATTGAGGTAAAAATGCAttcagcagaagcttttatccaaagcaacttacaataagtatatttgtcaaaagaaagagaaaaaatgaTGTTCGCACAAACAAGTTCCAACTACTTAAAATGGCTAGGCTAACCCTCTGGACGCTTTGCACAGAGACCACAGTCATTCTTCGCGACCAGGCCCACCTGTGGCCAGGCTACTACAAGGTGACCCTTGAGGTCACAGACCAGCAGGGTAAATCGTGTGCAGCCGCCCAGGTGCTGGATGTGCTAGTCTGTACCTGCCGGGAAGACACCGAGAGCTGCGTTGCCCGCGAGACAAGCACCGCCAAATTCGGCGCCTCAGGcgtcctcctcttactcctgGGACTGCTGCTCCTGCTCTGTGAGTTCGGCTGTTAGGCCAAACCCCTCTTAGAATGGACTCTGATCCGTCGTGATATGCATTCAAATACCCAGTGCCCATACCAATGCGGCGCAGTAAACGAGAAACAGATTATTGCAGTCGTGATGGATGTTTTTTGAGACCTTGGATACAAGGTATGGAGAATAATTTTAAAGGATGTCCACGCTTCATGGAGGGGAACTGGAACAGCATGTTGAATGAGGTCCACTTTTAACGTGTGGATACTGTGTATGTACAGTGGACACCTATGCTGTACATTTGTTAGATTTTTTTACTGATAGATTCCGTAATGTGACCCATCCTTTTGTAGCCTAATTGGACAATTAACAGGCATGATTTCCTGTTCATAGCAAAGTAATGAAAGGGACTTTTACAGAAACAGTTTAGACTCAAATTTCTTTCTGTACATCTCTTTCAGTGTTgcccttgctgctgctgttctgtCTGTGTGGAGGTGCAGGAGCTATTGGGAGCTTCAAGGCTATTCCCTTTGATGCAAAAGAACAGTTGATTGCATACCATACTGAAGGACTGGGGGAAGCCAAGGTACCAGACATCAATCCAAATAAGATTCCCCAAGTTAATATGTTCAGCCATGTCAAGTATTGATAATGTTTAACTTCATTTTATGTTCCAAATAGACCCTTTTTAACTAAAGGGTCATCGTATGACAGACAAAGGGGGTCACTCATACCACTGATTATTTGCTCCTTTTATGTAACCACTGAGATAAATCGACTACCTGTGCCCTGTTACATGAAAGGAACAGACCCATATTTAGTGCCATGATTAACATCTGTGTTTGTCGCCTCTTTAAAATAAGTCCAGTGTATCTCACTAGCAATGTCTTATTTCCATTATAGGCGGTTCCTCTCATCAGCGTATCAGAGGTTGACCATGGGCAAACAGGCTGCATGTCAGTGGGACACGTAAAGAGCGGTTGGGGCAAtgaaggaggagccggagggaCCGGATGGACCGGAGGCGCTGGAGGTGGCTTCACCAGCGAAAGCATGCATCACTACAACGGGTACCACCAGCACGGCCTGGGGGCCATGCAGACAGACtatgaagcaggaggaggaggaggcatgaCTGGGCAACACGGCCATTACACCTCACATCTGGGCTCCGAATACAGAGGCGGGACGTACGACGGCATGGCTGTGTCCGAGGGGTTCCTGCGCGAGTACTACTCCAACGTGagtcacacacacctacatatgCATTTCGGTTGCCTTTCTCGCCTTGCCTTGTCATTCAGCAGTGTTTGAGGACGTGGGAAGCATTTTTTCAGTTCGCAAAGGTTTCCTTAAATAAAGCCTCACATTTCAACTGGTTTTAGGAGCCATGACAAAATACACtttagtttatttaaaaaaaattggtttGTGTCTTCATGGAAGACATCTTGCCATTGGTCATTTTGTGGCCAAAGCTATTTCTTTGCTGTGGTCAAACAAATCATACTTTAAATTAATGATTTAAAATCTGGTAGCAGATGATCTGAAACCTGGATTATTTAGTTTCTTTCACTTTGTTTGGGACAAATCCTACTTAATCTTTGATGTATTGGCCTCAGGGTTTGGCCTAGAACCTTAATATTCCTGCACGTTTCTCTCTCTTCTAAGCCCTCATGTAGTAATTGGCTTTTAACAGCAACCACAACTTTGTCAGAGCAAGCAAATTCAAAAGAGTGCTGTCAAGGTTTTAAATCAATACCTTTTTTTAAGAGGTTTTAAAAGACAATACCAAAAAGTCTTTAGAACTGACACTCTCCCAATTGTACTTTACACTATTTACAGAAAGCCAGCCATGGTGCGCAACAGTCCATGGAGGCGGATGCTCTGCAGGCGTTTGCCTACGAGGGCCAGGGCTCTCCGGCCGGCTCCGTGGGAAGCTTCAGCATGCTGGACAACGACGACGACCTCGAGTTCCTCAATGATCTCGGACCCAAGTTCAAAACCTTGGCCGAGATCTGCCAGGGCTCATCTTTGACCTCTGTGGACGTGAGGCTGTCGGCCCGTCCACCGCAGCCCAGGCCGGTGTCCCCCGTCAGGCCGTCCACCTCCAGGCCGTCCACCTCCagcaacacccacacccacacagaaagCGTGAGAGAAAAGGACCACGTCAGCGTCAACACCCACAATGTCCAAAACACCCTCAACGCGCAAAACACCCTAAACACCCACAACACCTCCAGTGTCGTTTCCGGATCCTCCAGCATGGTTCAGGGGAACCTGGTGCAGGGGGGAACCCAGGGAATAGCCACCCTCCCAAGGATGCAGTACCAGGACAACATGGTGATGGCCGGTCAGACGATGCTCGTCCAGCAGCCCACCATGTACTACACGGCCGCCCCCATGTACGTGGTCGAACAGAGGCCTCAAATGGTCCTGGTGACGGGGGGCGCCCAGCCGGCGGTGGGTCAGGTGGGGCTGGGTCAGGGGCTGATGCAGGTGGGAGGTTCCCAGCAGGGCGTGGTTCTCGTGGAGACGCAGATGGCAGCGGGAACCCAGCCGCACTACGTCGCCAACGGGACGGGCCTGGCCGTCTCGCAGGGGGCGGAGCAGACGGTCATCACCACGACGACAGAGCACGTCACCAAGGCCCAAGGGGTCTCTCACGGCGGCTCTGCCGGTGGATCCATGTCCAGGCAGCAGGTGGTGATGTTGGATAACGGCTCTGCGTCTGCAGGGGCCAGTGGCAGCAGGGGTTCAGTGCAGACGGTTCTGCTGGAGGGTCAGGGCCTGGCGGGGCCTGGGCTGGAGGTCAGAGATCAAGGATTAGCGGGTTTCTCGGTGAGATACCAGCAGGGTTCATCAGCGGGGTCATACAAGAGTTCTGCTGTCAAGACCACGCCCATAGCTGTAGGGAGCCAAAACGTTGTTACGCAGCATAAAAAGATCGTTGTCACTGAGAGAAATGTCGAAACCAGTTCTCAAGCGTAGCGCCAGTTTGGAATGTTTATCCCTTTGTATTTGCTTTGTCTTGCATGACCAAGACTTTGTAGGAGCATTGATAATGACTTTGTAGTCATTATCAATCATCCAAGTATGTTCGATTGACTTTTGCATCTGTTACCGcaacaaagaattgatttgATAAAACCTGGATCTAGACCTGAAACATTAAGTACTAGGTGATAACACACCCAAATGATAGAAGTAATTTTGTCAAAACTGCATGTTCCGAGTTTTATTtggatatactgtatacatcaggctcagaagaaagagaaatactcttagaaaaataaaactctGAGTATTCTTTGATCTATCCAACCTGGAGATGCCAGCATTCTGAGAATCACATTGTATTTTGACAGTATGACTTCAGTAATAGggttttaaaacaattttaagATTACTGCgggtgtaataataataatactacatacaattaatttgttttaaggtgtttaaatgtgtttgtttatgttgggCTCAAACTGGTTGCTGGTTGTTAATTCTACTGTTGATCAGAGCAAAGGTTTATAGCAAAATGCTTGTAGTACTAACAGTTTTTATCTAAAAGAAAAAGCTTGTGTGTACCGAATTTGCACAATGGTTATGCTGAataatatatctttttttttttaatcgatgTGTTTCTGTGGTTTTGTAATTGACTGGCAATTAAAAAAGTTATGAAATAGTTTTGATAtgctttgttttttaataatgctaaagatattatgTTGTGACTCCCACGGAAAGCACTGTTGATTTTAGTTCAGGGACAATGACTGCTGTTTTGGTTTGGGTAATGGTAATTATGTTGATAGTTTCATCCCATTCCATGGCATTTGTACGCCATAAATGTTTGTTTAACTTGTTTTTCGCCTCTTGTTATAATAAAATGCCATAGTTGCATAATCGGTGGTCGTTTGTAACTTAATCTACAGCCTATGTATTTCACTAGAATTGAATAACAAGGGAATCGTGTTCTTTTGCTACAAGGAAGTATAGTTGTTTAAatagttgttttgtttgttcatgTTAAACGGTGGATTAGCTTGTTTTACAAGTTCACCGAATTCTACTGCTTTTACAAAGCAAATTATAAAACGAAGCTAGTTTAATTAGATAGCGGGCCACTTATTGTCCACCGCAGTTTGGGAGCACTCCTATCTTGCTCATGCAAAATAGCTGTGAGCGATATAATTAGAAGTAATTGCCAGAGCGATGATAGCACTGT is a genomic window of Gadus morhua chromosome 8, gadMor3.0, whole genome shotgun sequence containing:
- the dsg2l gene encoding desmoglein-1-beta, whose product is MVSKCNFVVWLPFLLAFVLVAAGDGEKMLKRQKREWIIAPRKLNENYDYTHQAYIAKIRSDKEYDSRVIYTLMGKGADQNPFGRFSVNPDTGLVKVHSILDREEISNYTLLGVAKYSNGAKAEKDIELAIVVLDENDCSPVFQVNQMGSVNESSPAGTIVMRVTATDADEGINSVISYSIVDASSSMFIINSRTGEVMVRQNTLDRETKDTYTLTVRGTDLNGMAGGRSSTGDVVIKLLDINDNIPTLEKEMYVGHVEENTVNVEVMRVRAIDLDMMYTDNWLSVFSFASGNEAGYFSITTDSKTNEGVIMIQKSLDYEELKVVNLALSVSNKAEYSFRHEVTHKTYPIKINVVNQKEGPRFHPNVKVVTLSEDSSTISINKVITNYAAIDSDTTKIATNVWYAKLEDVGGWLTIDEHTADIKLNKLPDRESKYLKNGTYYAKIICITKDTPIKTATGTIAIQVEDYNDHCPELTVTSQTMCVNDNMVYVTAVDKDEFPNSAPFEFRVISESKQKWTIEPFNKTTVILRDQAHLWPGYYKVTLEVTDQQGKSCAAAQVLDVLVCTCREDTESCVARETSTAKFGASGVLLLLLGLLLLLLLPLLLLFCLCGGAGAIGSFKAIPFDAKEQLIAYHTEGLGEAKAVPLISVSEVDHGQTGCMSVGHVKSGWGNEGGAGGTGWTGGAGGGFTSESMHHYNGYHQHGLGAMQTDYEAGGGGGMTGQHGHYTSHLGSEYRGGTYDGMAVSEGFLREYYSNKASHGAQQSMEADALQAFAYEGQGSPAGSVGSFSMLDNDDDLEFLNDLGPKFKTLAEICQGSSLTSVDVRLSARPPQPRPVSPVRPSTSRPSTSSNTHTHTESVREKDHVSVNTHNVQNTLNAQNTLNTHNTSSVVSGSSSMVQGNLVQGGTQGIATLPRMQYQDNMVMAGQTMLVQQPTMYYTAAPMYVVEQRPQMVLVTGGAQPAVGQVGLGQGLMQVGGSQQGVVLVETQMAAGTQPHYVANGTGLAVSQGAEQTVITTTTEHVTKAQGVSHGGSAGGSMSRQQVVMLDNGSASAGASGSRGSVQTVLLEGQGLAGPGLEVRDQGLAGFSVRYQQGSSAGSYKSSAVKTTPIAVGSQNVVTQHKKIVVTERNVETSSQA